The Nostoc sp. 'Lobaria pulmonaria (5183) cyanobiont' DNA window TGTACTCATTAAGGGGAAAAGTTCACTAAAAACCTCAGTTAGCATGAAATATTTGCAACAATAGGATTCAATAGCGGGAAACTAACTTTGCTACTATTAAGTTTGTTTAAACCGTAATCTTACTCAGAATACGATCGCAAAATTTGTATTTATTTAGAGATGAATCTCTAAACTTTATCAGTCTAGGATTCCATTACAACATAACAATTATGTATGCGAACGAAATCAGCGTTTTCACTTACTGACGGATGATTTACTCTTTGTTGATAGATTGCTATCTAGTGCTAGTATTTTGATCTGTTGGTCTAAATTTTTCACTAATTGATTCAGGGCAACTAAAGCCTCTAATTGCTGAGAATCAAGGCTAGGATTCAATAAAAGTCGTTCTTGTAGTTCATGTAACTTGATGCTTAGTTGCTGAGAAATTCCTAAAGCATCGCGGCCTAGACGCGTCAATTGTTGTTGTTGATAGAATTTTAATGCTGCTCCCCGCAATACTTGGAGTGTTGCCTCTTCGCCGTAGATTCCCGGCATGACTCGCAAGCGTAATAATAAGCGATTTTTTTGATATACGTATTCCTTTTCTACCTGTTTTGGTTCTGCAACCGTGATTATAGGCAGGGAAGCAAACCGCTTTAATTCATTCAGTACTCCTTGGAAAACTGAGAGCGGCAGTTTGTCTAATACAGACTGCAAAACTCCATTGTCACTCCACAGGATTCTACCTTCAGAAGCTTGTCTTTCTAAGTACAGACGACCAATTCCCCCAGCCAAGATTCGCCTTAGTAATTCTTCTAGTATTTTTTTTGTTGGCAGTGTTTTTAGTAACTCCATCGAACTCAGTAGTTCGGAAGCTTGTGTGGGCAAAATAGGTAAATTGTTTGATGATGTGGCTTCAGAATTCTCTTCCTGTTGAGTTCTGAAAATAGGGGTCAAGAACGTCGTAGTTTGAGATGATTGGTCTAGCTCTGGGATCGGAGGCAAGTCTACCTGCTGTCTAGAATTTTGACGCTTTTGTGTCTGAAATACCATCAAGATAGGCTGTTGATTTGATTCTGAGTCGGCATCTAGGGAAGGACTAGGTGTGTCAGCAATCGTAGCTGGGCTATTTGTTGGGGGAGAGTCCACTGTTGCCTGATGCACTTTTGCATCTAGCTGAGATGTATTCTTATGGTTGAGGTAGGCTGATAGTATTCTGCGGTGGGCATCGGCTGCGATCGCCTCAATCACCATTGTGCAATTGATAGAAGACAAAATGCGACCAACATAATCTAGGGCTTCGTTGTCTTGTGGATGAACCATACCTAGCAAGAGGTTTTTGTCTTTTAATCCAAAGGGCAAAATCTGGTGGTAGAGGCAAGCTTCAAAGGATAAAAGATTATCAATCAGGTAGAATATTTGTTCGCGATCGCCTCCTTCTTCCCACCTACTTTGAGGGGTAGTTAGCATTTGCTGTCCATTTGCTGCGGTATCATTTAGTTCGCCCTTTGAAGACAACATAGATTTGATTCGTTGGTGTTTACTTATATTTTGCCTCTAATTCAATAGGTAGTTAATAAAGATACTTTGTTATATTATATAAATTTCAATTATATATACTTAAGTAATTGTAAGTAGAAGATGAATTTTAGATTATGGACTGGGATAATACTGAGGATTGGGAAAAAGAGTGCTGTACATGGATAGCGGGGCGTTGAGCTAGTGCTGAGTTTTGTTTATCTCCTTGTCTCTCATTTTTCTGCCTTCTCTGCTCCCCACTCCCCCATGCTCCATTTCCACTACAGGCTACTCCTGAGTTCTTAAAACTTGGGCTGCAAGATAGACTTTCGTCCATTCGCCTAGCACTTGATGGGTTTTGAGTTTTAACTGCTGGGCTATGGCTTCTATTGAATTACCCGCTCTCCGCAAATCTAGAATTTGTCGTCCTAGAGGAGTCAATTTTTCATCAAGTTGCTGCCATTGGTTTTGGGTTAATCCCAAGTTATGTTCTTGCAAGGAAATTGAGAGCCAGTTGTCTACGAGTTCTGGATTACCTTTGAGGGCAAAAACACGTACAGCATGGTAACTAATTTTTTCTCGCAGACGGTAAATTTCTTTAGTCGGCTTATTCAGTTTTTTGGCGATCTCTTCTTGGGACTTACCTTGCAGATACAGTCGTAGCCATTCCACTGCTTCTATACCGAGATTTTCTTGTAAATAATTTTCAAATTCTTTTTGTACTGACTGGCGCAGCCCTTGTTGTTCCTCTAGTTGTTGTGCTTCTTGATATTCTGCGATCGCCTGACTATCAACTAAGTTAACTCGATTGTCACTGTCCTCTGTGAGAACTTCTTCTGACACTAGTCTAACCAAGTCACGGCCGGGTACTTGGGTTAAACCACCGCGCTGAGTGCGACGCAAATAATTCACAAATCGGTAAGCTAATAGGGGTTGATTCCGTACTGGCCGCAGACAATATTCTTCTACACTGGCAAATAATAGAGCATCCCCCAATCGTCTATCGGTTGTATATTTGGCAATATCAACCATTTGTTGTTGCATCTGACTGTCGCTTTGGAGTAACTCTTGGAGTACTTCTTGTAATACATCCATTACACTACGCTGGCGATCGCGGCTGAGGGAAACCCAAGTCTGAATCTTATTCCGTAAAGTTACTAAACTCCCCAATCGGGTTATCAAGTTGCGATATGCACGTTCTCGCCCCAATCCCAAGTAGCGTTGACGTAAAATCCTCCAGCGATATTCCATCGCTTGCTTGGCGATCTCGAATTCTTTAGGATTAAACAGATCGAACCGTTTTGAGTCAGATCCCAACAGCCAGAGAATAATGCTTTGCCTCGCGGCTTCATTTTGGTCTGGACATTCCACAGCCAAGCGCTTTTGCCAATCTAGAGCCAGTTTTTCCACATCCGTTGTCATAGTGAGATTGCATTCCTCGAAACTCAATTTTGAAGTTTGCATCACAACCCCCATTGCCCCACCTAATTGTTTAACTGGCAGCTGCCCCAGATTTCATGAGTTTCATGAAAATAGCTCAGTGATTCTACTTTTATTACGTCTGAATTCACTAGGATTATGCAGAAATTTCTACATTGATGTTTTGCTTGCAGTGATAATTGTCAAAAAGCAATGTATATCAAGCATTTGGGGGTATTCTATTAATTTAACTTTTTTGTAAAGTTATGTTTCGTAGTTAAGAACAGAAATCTGCTTAAAGTGGTGAGGATACACCATGCACGAAATGGATCGGTTAAATCTAACATTTTGTAACAGATCCGACGAACGAATCTAATTTAACTCAATGTTGGGCGTTATTCCACCAGTATAGGTTTCAACCCATACTATTGCTATAGCGTCGAATTAGTCTCAGTATCCTATGTGGCGATGTCTACGACCAGATACTACGCCTACGCTATTCTGGATAGTAAGGATTGATAGGCAAATTTATTTTTTTTAACCTAGCTTCAGTCATAACTACACCTTTAATATTGCTAAGTTTTTCTTAAAGCTTTTATATTCCTAAAAATGAATAGTCAACAGTCAATATTGGTTTTGACTATTGACTTTGACTATTGCTTTCCTTCTGCCTCAAAATTTAACTTATGCAAAATCTAAAAACAGAAAGAATGTAATTCTCTAAAGTTTTGATAATCAGAAGTTTGACAAAAAACTTCTCTTTAAATTCATTTATGGGAATTTTTTGTTTTGAATTCCCCCGCAGGAGGTTAAATCTATCGATTGTTCGATCTAACAATGGGATTTTCTACAGATTCTCGATAACCTTGGACTTGTTCTGTGTAGGCAATTGGTAGAACAGCTTCAACGTTTTCATGGGGACGAGGAATAATCACCCAGGATTCTAGGGTACCGCCATAAACATTTTCTGCAGCTTCAATACCGGCAGCCATAGCGGCTTTTACTTCAGAAACATCGCCACGAATATTAACTGTAAAACGAGCGCTACCTACTCTGATATAACCAACAAGGGTAACTCGACCAGCTTTTACCATCGCATCTGCTGCTGCTAGCACCGCAGGAAAACCTTTCGTTTCAAGTGCTCCAATTGCCTGTAATGACATTATTAATCTCCTGTATGAATAAACTGGGGGCTACAAGTTAATTGTACGAAGCTTCGCTACAGATTTTGATAGCAAAATTGCTTAGAACATGCGGAAAGGTTCTGATTCTTGAGTGAAATGGATTGGTAATATGGTTTCCACATTTTCCGGGGGATTAGGAACGATGTAGTAGGTAATTACTGTACCAACCTTTACTTCCTCTCCAGCTGCGATTCCGGCTTCAACAGCCCTATTTACTTCAGAAACGTGTCCCCGGACGGCGACTAACAAGCGAGCGCTTTCCGCTTGACCATAATACACAATTGTGACTGCGGCAGCTTTGACCATTGCATCTGCTGCTGCTAAGACACTCGGAAAACCTAAAGTTTCAATTACGCCAACCGCCATTGGCATGGCATTAGCTCCTGAATTAAGGGATAAGCGATTTTAATTGTACGTGGCTTTAGTCCCAATTTTGACATTTTGGAAAACTTTCTTTGATGCCATATTTTTTGGGGAAGTAGAGACGCGATTAATCGCGTCTGTTGGGAGTTAGAATATTTTGATAACTCACTGGTTTATGTTTTATATATTACAAATAATACCTCAGCATCTTAGATTGTGTAACTTTATTGTTTAACAAAATCAGTTATGGGTGGAAGCAAGCTAGTACGATAAACTGAAATTTATGTTTCCGAATTTTCTTCCTACAGCAGTTGAGCAACTGACAGAACCTACTTCGATCGCACTAGCTCGGAGGATTCAAACAAGTGCGATCGCTACTCCTTTAACTAATCAACCAATTACCACAACATTTGTCAAGCAAGGGTGTGGTGGAACTCCGATTTTATTAATTCATGGCTTTGACAGTTCTGTATTAGAATTTCGGCGGCTTTTGCCATTACTTTCTGGAGATAATGAAACTTGGGCAGTGGATTTGCTGGGTTTTGGATTTACAGATAGACTTTCAGGAATTGCCTATAGCCCAACTGCGATTAAAACCCATCTTTATTATTTCTGGAAAAGCCTAATTAACCAACCTGTAATTTTGGTGGGCGCTTCGATGGGGGGTGCGACAGCGATTGATTTTACGTTGGCTTACCCGGAAGTGGTAGAAAAGCTGGTGTTAATTGATAGTGCGGGGTTAGCAGGTGGTTCGCCATTGAGCAAATTCATGTTTCCCCCATTAGATTATTTAGCAACTCAGTTTTTGAGTAATTTGAAGGTGCGCGATCGCGTTTCTCGCATTGGATATAAAAATCAAACTCTTGCCTCTATTGATGCCTTATGTTGTGGGGCATTACACTTACAAATGCCGAGTTGGCATCAAGCTCTAATTTCTTTCACTAAAAGTGGTGGTTACAATGCTTTTAGATTTGAAATAATATCACAAATTGTGCAACAAACGCTAATTTTATGGGGCGATTCCGATAAAATTTTGGGTACTGAGGATGCTATGAAATTTAAAAGGGCAATTCCACACAGTACTCTCACCTGGATTCAAGATTGTGGTCATCTCCCACACTTGGAACAACCACAAATAACTGCCCAGTATATTTTAAACTTTTGTGGTGAACTCATTAATTAGCTAGGCGTAAAAATTTAAAGTTTGTAATAACGACTTTAGTCCTGATAATTCTTGTTTTAAGCGATTGATTACTCATTACAAACTCACCGATTATTTCTAATAGTTTCAACAGTTACTTTCTAATAGACTTCTTGGATGAATCAAACGCCCTCACCCTAAATCCCCCTCCCAAGCTTGGGAGAGGGACTTTGAAATTGGCTCCCTTTCTCCTCGTTCCCAGAATATGGGAACGAGGAGAAAGACAGAACAATAAAAAATCGGGCTTTTTTCGATTTGCACGTACACCGTAGGGTAGGAAAGGGGAAGCTAAGATTAACTGACTTTAGTCAAGTAACCACATCTCATTAGAACTCTCAGGATACTCATTTGGTTGATTTTGTGGTTGATTTTGAGCTAGTGGTTGCGATGACCGATGTGATTTTTTGTAGTTAAGTGGATTGTAGTGGTCTTTTACTGGTTTTATAGCACTAGTTTCTTTTGCAACACTACCAGCATACTCATCTGGTTGATTTTGAGCTAGTCTTTCTGATGAAAGATGTGATTTTTTGTAGTTATATGGATTGTACTGTTCTTTTACGGGTTTTATAGCACTAGTTTCTTTGACAGCTACAGCAAGTTTAGAATTATCTTCTGCTGTTTGTTTTAAAGCATTAATTTCTTCGATCAGCTTGGAATTCGCTTCTGCTAGTTGCAGTGCTGTTTTTTTGGTTTCTTCAAGTTCTTTTGTTAGCTGTTCTAGTAATGATTTTTGTTCTGATGCAAATGTTTTTTGTTTAGATAATTTTGATTGCAAATCGGCAATTTCTTGTCCAAGAGATGCTTCTTTTTTGTGGCTTGTTTCTAGATTACTCGTCAATTCTTTGACAGTTGTTTCTAAATCAGCCTTAGTAGAACTTGTGCGCTTAGTAGAAGTTGGCTCAAGTGGTTGTGCTGAAGATTCCTCATCAGATGAAGCTTGTTCTTCAACAATTTTTTCAGCTGTAACTTCGATCGCAGATTCACCTTCTGGGGGTGTAAATTTTTGTGCTTCTTCTTGTAATAAGTCAGAGAGACTTTGTTTCTTAACCATTATTTTCTCCAATCACGCTGTAATTCATCAGCTGCACGGCGGTAGTCTAATTCCGCCTCCCGTGCATTTCCTCCTCGCCATTGAGTAATCGCTACACCTTCGAGTGCTGCTCGTTCATGAGCTTTATAGGCACGGATGAAGGTATTACAAGTAGGAATACCTAAGCGAGTCAGAGTGCTTTTTGCTTCTTGTGCTTCCCCCAGACTGCGCGTATCGACTTTGGTGAGCAATACCCGATGGGGGGTTCCCACAGGGATGACGGCTTCCTTGACTGTTTCCACGAGGATTGCTAAATCCATTGCGGCTGGGGGTGTAGGCAAAACTAGATAATCTGCGATCGCAACTACCGCCACTAATGCTTCAGAGCGTAGCGCGGGAGGTGTATCTACCACTACTAAATCGTAACCTGTTATCTTTGCTAAATCACTTAAAAGTGTGGGATCTGTTTCTTGAGATAAATCAAATCCCATTCCCTGCTGACTGCGCCCAAACCACCAACTGGCAGAACCTTGAATATCTGCATCAATCAGCAGCACCTTTTTTTTCTTCGCAAAGTTTGCAGCCAGATTGACTGCGGTAGTCGTTTTACCGACTCCTCCTTTACCGTTGAGAATAGCGATGATTTTTGGCACTGCTTGCTTCCGATGCTGCCTTTTGAGTGCTGAGTTAGGAGTGCTGAGTGCTGAGTTAGGAGTAGAGACGCGATTAATCGCATCTGTACAAGAGTTTTTATTATTCTCTTTGTCTTCTTTTTCAGTCCCCAGTTTCCAGTCCCTAGTCCCCAATGATGAATATACCGCTTTCTGTAACCCTAAGTAACATGAAAAGTCGTAACAATAAAATTTAGAAGCCATCAACTCCACAAAATTCTATGACAACAACTTACAATCTGCCCGATGGGCCTCAAATGCCGCGCTGGCTAAGGATGATCAAGTTTATTAGTCAGCCACTGAAATATGTGGATGATTTTGCTCAAACTTACGGTGATACTTTCACGATCAGGAGTAGTAGTTCTGATAACCATCTTGTGTATTTTAGTCA harbors:
- a CDS encoding alpha/beta fold hydrolase; protein product: MFPNFLPTAVEQLTEPTSIALARRIQTSAIATPLTNQPITTTFVKQGCGGTPILLIHGFDSSVLEFRRLLPLLSGDNETWAVDLLGFGFTDRLSGIAYSPTAIKTHLYYFWKSLINQPVILVGASMGGATAIDFTLAYPEVVEKLVLIDSAGLAGGSPLSKFMFPPLDYLATQFLSNLKVRDRVSRIGYKNQTLASIDALCCGALHLQMPSWHQALISFTKSGGYNAFRFEIISQIVQQTLILWGDSDKILGTEDAMKFKRAIPHSTLTWIQDCGHLPHLEQPQITAQYILNFCGELIN
- a CDS encoding BMC domain-containing protein — protein: MPMAVGVIETLGFPSVLAAADAMVKAAAVTIVYYGQAESARLLVAVRGHVSEVNRAVEAGIAAGEEVKVGTVITYYIVPNPPENVETILPIHFTQESEPFRMF
- a CDS encoding pilus assembly protein PilB, encoding MLSSKGELNDTAANGQQMLTTPQSRWEEGGDREQIFYLIDNLLSFEACLYHQILPFGLKDKNLLLGMVHPQDNEALDYVGRILSSINCTMVIEAIAADAHRRILSAYLNHKNTSQLDAKVHQATVDSPPTNSPATIADTPSPSLDADSESNQQPILMVFQTQKRQNSRQQVDLPPIPELDQSSQTTTFLTPIFRTQQEENSEATSSNNLPILPTQASELLSSMELLKTLPTKKILEELLRRILAGGIGRLYLERQASEGRILWSDNGVLQSVLDKLPLSVFQGVLNELKRFASLPIITVAEPKQVEKEYVYQKNRLLLRLRVMPGIYGEEATLQVLRGAALKFYQQQQLTRLGRDALGISQQLSIKLHELQERLLLNPSLDSQQLEALVALNQLVKNLDQQIKILALDSNLSTKSKSSVSK
- a CDS encoding ParA family protein — its product is MPKIIAILNGKGGVGKTTTAVNLAANFAKKKKVLLIDADIQGSASWWFGRSQQGMGFDLSQETDPTLLSDLAKITGYDLVVVDTPPALRSEALVAVVAIADYLVLPTPPAAMDLAILVETVKEAVIPVGTPHRVLLTKVDTRSLGEAQEAKSTLTRLGIPTCNTFIRAYKAHERAALEGVAITQWRGGNAREAELDYRRAADELQRDWRK
- a CDS encoding HetZ-related protein 2, coding for MGVVMQTSKLSFEECNLTMTTDVEKLALDWQKRLAVECPDQNEAARQSIILWLLGSDSKRFDLFNPKEFEIAKQAMEYRWRILRQRYLGLGRERAYRNLITRLGSLVTLRNKIQTWVSLSRDRQRSVMDVLQEVLQELLQSDSQMQQQMVDIAKYTTDRRLGDALLFASVEEYCLRPVRNQPLLAYRFVNYLRRTQRGGLTQVPGRDLVRLVSEEVLTEDSDNRVNLVDSQAIAEYQEAQQLEEQQGLRQSVQKEFENYLQENLGIEAVEWLRLYLQGKSQEEIAKKLNKPTKEIYRLREKISYHAVRVFALKGNPELVDNWLSISLQEHNLGLTQNQWQQLDEKLTPLGRQILDLRRAGNSIEAIAQQLKLKTHQVLGEWTKVYLAAQVLRTQE
- a CDS encoding carbon dioxide-concentrating mechanism protein CcmK: MSLQAIGALETKGFPAVLAAADAMVKAGRVTLVGYIRVGSARFTVNIRGDVSEVKAAMAAGIEAAENVYGGTLESWVIIPRPHENVEAVLPIAYTEQVQGYRESVENPIVRSNNR